In Fundulus heteroclitus isolate FHET01 chromosome 16, MU-UCD_Fhet_4.1, whole genome shotgun sequence, a single genomic region encodes these proteins:
- the LOC105918615 gene encoding serine protease 53 → MALKLIWVPAVLTLLIKECGQPSLNTRIVGGAAAPPGSWPWQVSLHTSRHFCGGSLINDQWVLSAAHCFQGSTGTPSALTVYLGRQSQEGSNPNEVDRKVAQIINHPDYNSRTSNNDIALLKLSKPVNFTSYISPVCLAASDSTFSSGINTWITGWGTIGSGAPLPSPQNLMEVEVPVVGNSQCASSYGESSITDNMICAGLLEGGKDSCQGDSGGPMVSKQGDRWIQAGIVSFGRGCAEPNFPGVYTRVSQYESWINGVINNNQPGFISVTSSGIGGDLNATTKTPTTLATPTPPEQCGLAPLNTRIVGGEDARPGSWPWQVSLHNFDHFCGGSLITDQWVLTAAHCVQGIYSPAYLTVYLGREVQSGSNPNEVSRTVSQIIIHPDYNSPIFNNDIALLKMSEPVKFTSYISPICLAAYNSTFHSGLDSWVTGWGNIGFGVYARVSQFENWIKSHIKGNQPGFLAYVSNGTEDVHNSSCESPVVTSTINISEVCGQPALNTRIVGGEEAPPGSWPWQVSLHIFGHICGGSLINDQWVLTAAQCVNWIGSNPAGLKVYLGRQSQEGSNPNEVVRRVSRIIYHPDYYYGSDNDIALLKLFTPVNFTSYISPVCLAASNSTFYSGVKSWVTGWGNTGYYIYARVSQYNNWINSHITRNQPGFIHFSSNKTEICGQPALNTRIVGGEEAPPGSWPWQVSLHTFGHICGGSLINDQWVMTAAHCVVW, encoded by the exons ATGGCGCTCAAGCTGATCTGGGTGCCGGCTGTTCTGACTCTGCTGATAAAAG AATGTGGTCAGCCCTCACTCAACACCAGGATTGTTGGAGGAGCGGCAGCTCCACCAGGCAGCTGGCCCTGGCAGGTCAGTCTGCACACATCTCGCCACTTCTGTGGAGGATCTCTGATCAACGACCAGTGGGTGCTGAGTGCTGCTCATTGCTTCCAAGG GAGCACTGGTACCCCATCTGCTTTGACAGTATATCTGGGTCGTCAGAGTCAGGAAGGATCCAACCCAAATGAAGTTGATCGGAAAGTAGCACAGATCATTAATCACCCTGACTACAACTCAAGAACTTCCAACAATGATATTGCACTACTGAAGCTTTCTAAACCAGTGAATTTCACCAGTTATATCTCACCAGTCTGCCTAGCCGCCTCAGACAGCACCTTCTCCAGTGGGATTAACACCTGGATCACTGGCTGGGGCACCATTGGAAGTGGAG CCCCTCTTCCATCTCCTCAAAATCTGATGGAGGTGGAGGTGCCGGTTGTGGGGAACAGTCAGTGCGCGTCTAGCTACGGAGAGAGCAGCATTACTGACAACATGATATGTGCCGGGTTACTAGAGGGAGGCAAGGATTCCTGTCAG GGGGATTCAGGAGGTCCGATGGTGAGCAAGCAGGGTGACCGCTGGATTCAAGCAGGAATTGTAAGTTTTGGAAGAGGATGTGCTGAGCCAAATTTCCCAGGAGTCTACACCAGAGTATCCCAGTATGAGAGCTGGATCAACGGTGTGATCAACAATAACCAGCCGGGCTTCATTAGCGTCACATCCAGTGGGATTGGCGGTGACCTCAATGCTACCACTAAAACTCCAACAACTCTGGCAACACCAACTCCACCTGAAC AGTGTGGTCTGGCACCGCTCAACACCAGGATTGTTGGAGGAGAGGACGCTCGTCCAGGCAGCTGGCCCTGGCAGGTCAGTCTGCACAACTTTGATCACTTCTGTGGAGGATCTCTGATTACCGACCAGTGGGTCCTGACTGCTGCTCACTGCGTCCAAGG GATCTATAGCCCTGCTTATCTGACAGTGTATCTGGGCCGTGAGGTTCAGAGCGGATCTAACCCAAACGAAGTCTCCCGGACAGTATCACAGATCATTATTCATCCTGACTACAACTCACCAATTTTCAACAATGACATCGCCCTCCTCAAGATGTCTGAACCAGTGAAGTTCACTAGCTATATCTCACCTATCTGCCTGGCAGCCTACAACAGCACCTTTCACAGCGGGCTTGACTCCTGGGTCACTGGCTGGGGAAACATTGGATTTGGAG TCTATGCAAGAGTGTCCCAGTTTGAGAACTGGATCAAAAGCCACATCAAGGGGAACCAGCCGGGCTTTCTCGCCTATGTGTCAAACGGGACAGAAGATGTCCACAACTCTTCCTGTGAATCGCCCGTTGTCACCTCGACAATAAACATATCTGAAG TATGTGGTCAGCCAGCACTCAACACCAGGATTGTTGGAGGAGAGGAAGCTCCTCCAGGCAGCTGGCCCTGGCAGGTCAGTCTGCACATCTTTGGCCACATCTGTGGAGGATCTCTGATAAACGACCAGTGGGTGCTGACTGCTGCTCAATGTGTCAATTG GATTGGTAGCAACCCAGCTGGTCTCAAGGTGTACCTGGGACGGCAGAGTCAGGAGGGATCCAACCCAAATGAAGTCGTTCGGAGGGTATCAAGGATCATTTATCATCCTGACTACTATTATGGTTCTGACAATGACATTGCCCTCCTGAAGCTGTTCACACCAGTGAATTTCACCAGTTACATCTCCCCGGTCTGCCTGGCGGCCTCAAACAGCACCTTCTACAGTGGAGTGAAATCCTGGGTTACTGGCTGGGGAAACACTGGATATTATA TCTATGCAAGAGTGTCCCAGTACAACAACTGGATCAACAGTCACATCACCAGAAACCAGCCGGGCTTCATCCACTTTTCATCCAACAAGACCGAAA TATGTGGTCAGCCAGCACTCAACACCAGGATTGTTGGAGGAGAGGAAGCTCCTCCAGGCAGCTGGCCCTGGCAGGTCAGTCTGCACACCTTTGGCCACATCTGTGGAGGATCTTTGATCAACGACCAGTGGGTGATGACTGCTGCTCACTGTGTAGTTTGGTAA